The proteins below are encoded in one region of Phaseolus vulgaris cultivar G19833 chromosome 1, P. vulgaris v2.0, whole genome shotgun sequence:
- the LOC137814596 gene encoding WD repeat-containing protein LWD2-like, producing the protein MDSIEANFTMQSHTEEKQGVHTYVAQWPISSLAWSMRRDRSPRLAIGSYLEDYTNKVELVHFNYDTFNFTTDPRFAFDHPYAPTNIMFFPSEDDTNPDLIATSGDNLRLWEIHEDHIQLKSPLIGNKVSDHSAITSFDWAVFDTRLIATSSVDTTCTIWDIEREVMKAQLVAHDKEVYDISWGGFNVFASVSGDGSVRVFDLRDKEKSTIIYENPVQDCPLLRLEWNKSDPRFMATVGLDSNKVVILDIRLPTTPFMELSKHRTCVNAMSWSPDFGRHLCSVGDDARAFIWDVKDSRNGCEVEPVMWYGSSAEINHVRWSPMQLDWIALAFFNNLQLLKV; encoded by the coding sequence ATGGATTCCATTGAAGCAAACTTCACCATGCAAAGCCATACAGAGGAAAAACAAGGTGTGCACACCTATGTTGCTCAGTGGCCTATTTCCTCTCTAGCATGGTCAATGCGTCGTGACAGAAGCCCTCGTCTTgccattggcagttacttggaAGATTACACCAACAAGGTTGAACTTGTGCACTTCAACTACGACACCTTCAATTTCACCACCGACCCTCGTTTTGCGTTTGACCACCCTTATGCACCAACAAACATCATGTTCTTTCCCTCCGAGGATGACACCAATCCAGACCTCATTGCCACCTCAGGTGACAACCTTAGATTATGGGAAATCCACGAAGATCATATTCAACTAAAGTCCCCCCTCATTGGTAACAAAGTTAGTGATCACTCGGCTATTACCTCGTTTGATTGGGCTGTGTTTGATACTCGTCTAATAGCCACTTCTAGTGTAGACACCACATGCACCATCTGGGACATTGAAAGGGAAGTCATGAAGGCACAGCTAGTGGCACATGACAAAGAAGTGTATGACATTTCATGGGGTGGGTTCAATGTCTTTGCTTCCGTGTCAGGTGATGGTTCTGTGAGGGTGTTTGACTTAAGAGACAAGGAGAAATCTACTATAATTTATGAAAATCCTGTGCAGGATTGTCCTTTGCTCCGATTGGAATGGAATAAAAGTGATCCAAGATTTATGGCCACAGTGGGATTGGACAGCAACAAGGTGGTGATATTGGATATCAGGCTTCCAACCACACCATTTATGGAGTTGAGTAAACATAGAACATGTGTTAATGCGATGTCATGGTCCCCAGATTTTGGACGACATTTGTGCTCTGTTGGCGATGATGCAAGGGCCTTCATCTGGGACGTTAAGGACTCAAGGAATGGCTGTGAGGTGGAGCCGGTGATGTGGTACGGATCATCAGCTGAAATCAACCACGTACGTTGGTCTCCAATGCAGCTGGATTGGATTGCCCTTGCTTTCTTCAACAACTTACAACTACTCAAAGTctag